A window of the Desulfobacula toluolica Tol2 genome harbors these coding sequences:
- a CDS encoding alginate lyase family protein encodes MSISWYIKRLQRMTLPEIPWRIREKSKKNFDKTRNFKSPEICLMPEYSIFSLYRDSKPQNINGFFPKTLQKHLSIANLALKNHFSAFGINVFFNSHIDWHRDPVTERSWPKSFWGDIDYRDKRFGGIKFVWEINRLYYLFPLAISYRITNDQKYADKILFLIKSWIKENPYPVGVNWSSGIEVGIRLANLVWALSFLENYDFATDDLKNINTFVWFHANHLKRYPSKFSSSNNHLLAEGFGLFVAGLYFPHLKGSETWFNQGKKILETEISRQILPDGGSFEYSTTYLSFVIDFFLLFKIICDINGIEYTKNIDKRLETSCEFIKSIMDKNGNMPNIGDQDSAVLVNFGISSLDNFSSILNTASLLFDRKDFVTAKPDLKTWILTGFPCELSKKQNYMGPKKSISLCLNKLNGGKQIKNATDCSFQMHSHSGLAVIKDYIEEKEVLFIGNAMPLGMAPLYAHGHLDALSFTLSVNGLEMFIDPGTYRYHNAEKWRTYFRSTAAHNTLRINKTDMSDQQGDFMFGKPYRIIENCLIKKGNKVIWKAGHDAYLKKKTFAGVTREVVWNPDIKEFMITDSIKQNKKIFIEQFFHCHPECRIKALDKGFIIKRRDEEVILAFSEHLNSQILCGDHEPVSGWYSQNFNEITETFTIRFYGDAINDSDIITRIILNS; translated from the coding sequence ATGTCGATCTCCTGGTATATAAAACGTCTTCAGCGAATGACTTTGCCTGAGATCCCTTGGCGGATCAGGGAAAAATCAAAAAAGAATTTCGATAAAACCAGAAATTTTAAATCTCCTGAAATTTGTTTGATGCCTGAGTACTCTATTTTTTCCCTTTATAGAGATTCCAAACCGCAAAATATTAATGGTTTTTTTCCAAAAACCTTACAAAAACATTTATCAATAGCAAATTTAGCACTCAAAAACCATTTTTCAGCTTTTGGAATAAATGTTTTTTTTAATTCTCATATTGACTGGCATAGGGATCCTGTAACTGAAAGAAGCTGGCCCAAAAGCTTCTGGGGGGATATAGATTATCGTGATAAAAGATTTGGTGGGATAAAATTTGTATGGGAGATAAATAGGCTTTATTATTTATTTCCCCTGGCAATCTCTTATAGAATTACAAATGATCAAAAATATGCAGATAAGATTCTTTTTTTGATAAAATCATGGATAAAAGAGAATCCGTATCCAGTTGGTGTAAACTGGTCAAGCGGTATTGAGGTCGGTATTCGGCTTGCAAATCTTGTATGGGCACTTTCCTTTCTGGAAAATTATGATTTTGCAACAGATGATCTTAAAAATATAAATACATTTGTCTGGTTTCATGCCAATCACCTTAAAAGATATCCGTCAAAGTTTTCATCGTCAAACAACCATTTGCTTGCCGAAGGGTTTGGCTTGTTTGTTGCCGGGTTGTATTTCCCTCACTTGAAAGGTAGTGAAACATGGTTTAATCAAGGCAAAAAGATTCTTGAAACAGAAATTTCACGTCAAATTTTACCGGATGGTGGTAGTTTTGAATATTCAACAACATATTTATCTTTTGTTATCGATTTCTTTTTATTGTTTAAAATCATATGCGATATCAACGGGATTGAATATACGAAAAACATAGATAAACGACTTGAAACTTCCTGTGAATTTATAAAATCTATAATGGATAAAAATGGGAATATGCCGAACATTGGGGACCAGGATAGTGCTGTTTTGGTCAATTTCGGCATTTCAAGCCTGGATAATTTTTCTTCAATTTTGAATACAGCGTCTTTATTGTTTGATAGAAAAGATTTTGTAACTGCTAAGCCTGATTTAAAGACTTGGATTTTAACTGGATTTCCCTGTGAATTATCAAAAAAACAAAACTATATGGGACCAAAAAAGAGCATCTCTTTATGTTTAAATAAATTGAATGGAGGCAAACAAATAAAAAATGCGACCGATTGTTCGTTTCAGATGCACAGTCACAGCGGGCTTGCCGTTATTAAAGATTATATTGAAGAAAAGGAAGTTCTGTTTATAGGCAATGCCATGCCACTTGGGATGGCGCCGCTTTATGCCCATGGACATCTGGACGCTCTTTCTTTTACATTGTCTGTGAACGGGCTGGAGATGTTTATTGATCCCGGTACTTATCGCTATCATAATGCTGAAAAATGGAGAACGTATTTCAGGTCTACGGCAGCTCACAATACATTGCGGATCAATAAAACAGATATGAGTGATCAGCAAGGTGATTTTATGTTTGGTAAACCGTACCGTATCATAGAAAACTGTCTTATAAAAAAAGGGAATAAAGTGATATGGAAAGCCGGGCATGATGCCTATCTGAAAAAAAAAACATTTGCAGGGGTCACACGTGAAGTGGTTTGGAATCCCGATATAAAAGAATTTATGATAACGGATTCTATAAAGCAAAATAAGAAGATATTTATTGAGCAGTTTTTTCATTGTCATCCAGAATGTCGAATTAAGGCTTTAGATAAAGGGTTTATTATAAAACGGCGGGATGAGGAGGTCATACTGGCTTTTTCTGAGCATCTGAATTCACAGATATTATGCGGAGATCATGAGCCTGTTTCAGGATGGTATTCGCAAAATTTTAACGAGATCACGGAAACATTCACTATCCGATTTTATGGGGATGCTATCAATGATAGCGATATTATCACCCGCATCATATTAAATTCTTAA
- a CDS encoding glycosyltransferase family 4 protein — MEAISKKKILITLPSLKNDPGGVAHYYRSVMPYLYESDNIGIKIFEIGSTQGKNKLFHQITDQIKFIKQIISMKPDLVHINPSLNFKSFIRDGLFVFWAKKQKIKVVVFFHGWEQKFEKKIHGVLLKFLNLTYKKADSFIVLASEFKAALNILKIKEKIYILTTAVNESLLKRFSIEKKIKRMKDDSTIHILFLSRLEKKKGVFETIDAFKLLLNKQYSITLSIAGDGSLTKEIVEYIDRLGLNNSIFMPGYVKGEEKIDIFEKHDIYCFPTYYGEGMPTSVLEAMAFGMSVVTRPVGGIKDFFKNGKMGYLCENTSPEIIAEMMEKIICDKKSMLNTAEYNYNYAKKHFIASVVAKKLLTIYGNCNL; from the coding sequence ATGGAAGCAATCAGTAAAAAAAAGATTTTGATAACACTTCCTTCATTAAAGAATGATCCTGGCGGGGTTGCCCACTATTATAGATCGGTCATGCCTTACTTATATGAGTCGGATAATATCGGGATAAAAATATTTGAGATTGGCAGCACCCAAGGAAAAAATAAACTTTTTCATCAAATTACAGATCAAATAAAATTTATAAAGCAAATAATTTCCATGAAACCTGATCTTGTTCATATTAATCCATCCTTAAATTTTAAAAGTTTCATAAGGGATGGATTATTTGTTTTCTGGGCAAAAAAACAAAAAATTAAGGTTGTTGTTTTTTTTCATGGATGGGAACAAAAATTTGAAAAAAAAATTCATGGTGTCTTATTAAAATTTTTAAATTTGACATATAAAAAAGCAGATTCTTTTATTGTTCTTGCTTCTGAATTTAAGGCTGCACTTAACATATTAAAAATAAAAGAAAAAATTTATATTTTAACAACCGCTGTGAATGAATCTCTTCTTAAACGGTTTTCAATTGAAAAGAAGATAAAAAGGATGAAAGACGATAGCACAATTCATATTCTTTTTCTTTCAAGGCTTGAAAAAAAAAAAGGTGTTTTTGAAACCATAGATGCTTTTAAATTATTGTTGAATAAACAGTATTCGATCACTCTTTCCATAGCAGGAGATGGCAGTTTAACAAAAGAAATTGTTGAATATATAGATCGCCTTGGTTTAAATAACAGCATTTTTATGCCGGGCTATGTTAAAGGGGAGGAAAAAATTGATATTTTTGAAAAGCATGATATTTATTGTTTTCCAACCTATTATGGAGAAGGAATGCCGACTTCAGTTCTCGAGGCAATGGCTTTTGGAATGTCTGTTGTTACAAGGCCCGTTGGTGGTATTAAAGATTTTTTTAAGAATGGAAAAATGGGCTATTTATGTGAAAATACAAGCCCGGAAATTATTGCTGAAATGATGGAAAAAATCATATGTGATAAAAAAAGTATGCTCAATACGGCTGAATATAATTATAATTACGCAAAAAAACATTTTATTGCATCAGTCGTGGCAAAAAAACTTTTAACTATTTATGGTAATTGCAATTTATAA
- a CDS encoding right-handed parallel beta-helix repeat-containing protein produces the protein MGGDIIKTKGNILIAFLLIIICFLLSIIYFQKANWDDISERNAPLSSVYPHGKMKVTDVIDHDSHMKMPAMGGVPNTVGKHPSSRYSADTEYKENKVYYIDNTRGNNRNSGTSIDKPWKDFSNIKKVSFAHGSMILLKRGEVWNNTLFTPPGGNEKAAIIIGSYGQGDLPVIDMQKSHSVGIRIYHSYISIQDLRIQNSAKTCVAVSAKGFKNIQLKNLEILNSGNNGISVHKGGTGLNISGCYIENSDNNGIHLGGSAENKLSNVVISECHIKTVLKNDGITIHEDGFGHTAGFNFLLKNNFAEMCAEEGFDITTGRDILLLNNRSDQNQHGGVVVGHSAQNVTIRGHISSNEPTKMTSAAINLAGGSGTIRLMNSIIKGDGYHLLLIRTSNIAVFNNNFIWNGGSAPIDISGKIDNVYFINNIIASKQNKMSRIRFLEALRPPDHSSFYFDYNLYYTPDNHVVFYHNKRNYDFKQYQNAFKVDQHSRNINPEFADFFQDEYHLRENSPAINHGCFYTSPVSQEIKNQLVVNNALFFYKNINSDHTQCIMFKGLNKLFHIVDVDYKSNIILLNEAVDPKFLDGIGGCYHQSGLDIGAHEFMNDSKKKFDVSKKL, from the coding sequence TTGGGAGGCGATATCATTAAAACCAAAGGAAATATACTGATTGCTTTTTTATTAATTATCATTTGTTTTTTACTGTCAATTATCTATTTTCAAAAAGCAAATTGGGATGATATCAGTGAAAGAAACGCGCCTTTGTCCAGTGTTTATCCCCATGGAAAGATGAAGGTTACCGATGTGATTGATCACGATTCTCATATGAAAATGCCGGCAATGGGCGGGGTGCCGAATACTGTCGGCAAGCATCCATCAAGCCGGTATTCAGCGGATACGGAATACAAAGAAAACAAAGTTTATTATATTGACAACACAAGGGGTAATAATCGAAATTCCGGCACCAGTATAGATAAACCGTGGAAAGATTTTTCCAACATAAAGAAAGTCTCATTTGCACACGGAAGCATGATTTTATTGAAAAGAGGTGAAGTGTGGAATAATACTTTGTTTACTCCTCCTGGCGGTAATGAAAAAGCAGCGATTATTATAGGCTCTTATGGTCAAGGTGATTTGCCTGTTATTGATATGCAAAAAAGCCACTCCGTCGGTATTAGAATATATCATTCATATATTTCGATACAGGATTTAAGAATACAAAATTCTGCAAAGACGTGCGTAGCCGTATCTGCAAAAGGTTTTAAAAATATTCAATTAAAAAATTTAGAAATACTGAATTCTGGAAATAACGGCATTAGCGTTCATAAAGGGGGGACAGGGTTAAATATAAGCGGATGTTATATTGAGAATTCAGATAATAATGGAATCCATTTAGGAGGATCTGCTGAAAATAAATTAAGCAATGTTGTCATTAGTGAATGCCATATTAAAACAGTATTAAAAAATGACGGAATTACAATTCATGAAGACGGATTCGGTCATACGGCTGGGTTTAATTTTTTATTGAAAAATAACTTTGCTGAAATGTGTGCGGAAGAGGGGTTCGATATCACGACCGGAAGGGATATCCTTTTATTAAATAATCGATCGGATCAGAATCAGCATGGGGGGGTTGTTGTCGGTCATTCAGCACAAAATGTTACCATCAGGGGGCATATCAGCAGTAATGAACCGACAAAGATGACATCAGCTGCAATAAATCTGGCAGGGGGTTCCGGGACTATAAGACTCATGAACAGTATTATCAAAGGAGACGGCTATCATCTATTACTTATAAGAACGAGCAATATAGCGGTTTTTAATAATAATTTTATTTGGAATGGCGGGAGTGCGCCGATTGATATCTCCGGAAAAATTGATAATGTGTATTTCATTAACAATATAATAGCGTCTAAACAAAATAAAATGAGCAGGATCAGATTTTTGGAGGCATTGAGACCACCGGATCATTCAAGTTTTTATTTCGACTATAATTTATATTATACCCCTGACAACCATGTTGTTTTTTATCATAACAAAAGAAATTATGATTTTAAACAATATCAAAACGCATTTAAAGTTGATCAGCACAGTCGGAATATTAATCCTGAATTTGCTGATTTTTTTCAAGATGAATATCATTTAAGAGAAAATTCTCCGGCAATCAACCATGGATGTTTTTATACATCTCCTGTTTCACAAGAGATTAAAAATCAATTGGTCGTCAACAATGCATTGTTTTTCTACAAAAATATTAATTCTGATCATACTCAGTGCATCATGTTTAAAGGTCTCAATAAGCTTTTTCATATTGTTGATGTTGATTATAAAAGTAATATAATTTTGCTCAATGAAGCGGTTGATCCCAAATTTCTGGATGGAATAGGGGGGTGTTATCATCAGTCCGGCTTGGATATCGGAGCACATGAATTTATGAATGATTCAAAAAAAAAATTTGACGTCTCAAAAAAATTATAG
- a CDS encoding glycosyltransferase has product MTYKASKTVLNLLILYQKQFGHHIDTYFYCKYLRDRHNITYLCWDYLMPKDAMEGINVIYISRAGNLLVRNLRYIRAVISYLRRNSVDVCFIVYFRGCSLLKLLLPKKNFVFDIRTGYIKQNVLSGMIYNFFLRLESIFFRHITVISKSLAEKLKLENKSKILSLGSIPISDRKGDFNDVKLLYVGTLLNRRIDKTIRGLYAFLQKNAAAENVIQYTIIGDSDHDELEQLKGLVQKLNLEKHVHLLGRIPFDQLKPHFDTHNIGVSFVPIIPCFDVQPPTKTFDYLLSGMPVIATSTSENKLVINKGNGVLIDDTIEGFASGIESIYKGHPQFKYQEIRSAAQRYHWRFIVDDLEQYLLSVCNSK; this is encoded by the coding sequence ATGACATATAAGGCCTCGAAAACTGTACTCAATCTGCTTATTCTTTACCAAAAGCAGTTTGGTCATCATATTGACACTTATTTTTATTGTAAATATTTACGGGACCGACATAATATCACCTATCTGTGCTGGGACTATTTGATGCCAAAGGATGCAATGGAAGGCATCAATGTAATTTATATATCAAGGGCCGGTAACCTTCTGGTCCGCAATTTAAGATATATTCGTGCCGTCATATCATATTTGCGTCGTAATAGTGTTGATGTTTGTTTTATTGTTTATTTCAGAGGGTGTTCACTGTTGAAGTTGTTACTTCCTAAGAAAAATTTTGTTTTTGATATCAGGACCGGATACATAAAACAAAATGTTTTATCAGGCATGATATATAATTTTTTTTTAAGATTGGAATCCATCTTTTTTCGTCATATAACGGTTATTTCAAAATCGCTGGCAGAAAAATTAAAACTGGAAAATAAAAGCAAGATATTATCATTAGGGTCTATCCCAATATCAGATCGGAAAGGTGACTTTAATGATGTAAAATTGCTCTATGTGGGCACATTATTAAATCGCCGAATTGATAAAACCATCCGTGGACTTTATGCATTTCTTCAGAAAAACGCTGCAGCCGAAAATGTGATTCAATATACTATTATCGGGGACAGCGACCATGATGAGCTTGAGCAATTAAAAGGTCTTGTTCAAAAATTAAACCTTGAAAAACATGTCCATCTTTTGGGACGGATTCCCTTTGATCAATTAAAACCTCATTTTGATACACATAATATCGGCGTTTCTTTTGTTCCGATAATTCCCTGTTTCGATGTTCAGCCGCCTACAAAAACATTTGACTATCTTTTGTCCGGTATGCCTGTCATTGCGACATCCACATCTGAAAATAAACTGGTTATTAATAAGGGTAACGGCGTTTTGATTGATGATACCATCGAGGGATTTGCCAGCGGCATAGAATCTATATATAAAGGACATCCTCAGTTTAAATATCAGGAGATCAGATCGGCAGCACAAAGATATCATTGGCGATTCATTGTCGATGATTTGGAACAATATTTGTTAAGTGTCTGTAATTCAAAATAA
- a CDS encoding glycosyltransferase family 4 protein, whose product MEQKKKLSIILGSYWGQCQGGAELQSHFIEQEAMRQKWETHYLFLANKDEYENQNGTILHPIIKKKLWNKFGNIKYPYTLNLLKKLNKLKPDVIYQRSGIAFTGIAAYYAKKNNCQFIFHIAQENDVQPWPIPWQKPYLIPEFKLVQYGIKEADIIISQTCYQAQKLAENYRRNSLVIPNGHPVPADCKKVNSKIIILWIGTWKPVKQPEIFVQLAEKFRPIKNVHFIMLGRTEQYYKLVLKARRNNIEVRGEVSNDEVNKYLEKAHVLINTSKHEGFSNTFIQAWMRRVPVVSLNVDPDGVMQKKAMGYCSGSFNKLVRNTGKLIEDNGMRENMGANARKYAVENYSLDNIKKILTLMDYR is encoded by the coding sequence ATGGAGCAAAAAAAAAAACTATCGATAATCCTTGGAAGTTATTGGGGGCAGTGTCAAGGGGGAGCGGAACTGCAATCCCACTTCATCGAACAAGAAGCCATGCGGCAGAAATGGGAAACACATTATTTGTTCTTAGCCAATAAAGATGAATATGAAAATCAAAATGGAACTATACTCCATCCCATTATCAAAAAAAAATTATGGAATAAATTTGGAAATATAAAATATCCCTATACACTGAATTTATTAAAAAAGTTGAACAAATTAAAGCCGGATGTTATCTATCAGCGCAGCGGCATTGCTTTTACCGGGATTGCTGCTTATTATGCAAAAAAAAATAATTGTCAGTTTATTTTCCATATCGCCCAGGAAAATGACGTGCAACCCTGGCCTATTCCCTGGCAAAAACCTTATCTTATTCCTGAATTTAAACTGGTGCAGTATGGTATTAAAGAGGCCGATATTATAATCTCTCAGACCTGTTACCAAGCACAAAAACTGGCTGAAAATTATAGAAGAAACTCTTTGGTGATTCCAAATGGTCATCCTGTTCCTGCCGATTGTAAAAAGGTAAATTCAAAAATTATAATTCTTTGGATAGGAACCTGGAAACCTGTAAAACAGCCGGAAATTTTTGTTCAGCTGGCTGAAAAATTTAGACCTATAAAAAATGTTCATTTCATTATGCTGGGACGTACGGAACAATATTATAAACTTGTTCTTAAAGCCCGGAGGAATAATATTGAAGTCAGAGGTGAGGTGTCCAATGATGAGGTCAATAAGTATCTTGAAAAGGCTCATGTTTTGATCAATACCAGCAAACATGAGGGGTTCAGTAACACTTTTATTCAGGCATGGATGCGGCGGGTCCCAGTGGTGAGTTTAAATGTTGATCCTGATGGGGTTATGCAAAAAAAAGCAATGGGTTATTGTTCAGGCAGTTTTAATAAACTTGTCCGGAATACCGGGAAATTAATCGAAGATAATGGGATGCGGGAAAATATGGGTGCAAATGCCAGAAAATATGCAGTAGAAAATTACTCTTTGGATAATATAAAAAAAATATTAACATTAATGGATTATCGTTGA
- a CDS encoding sulfotransferase family protein, translating to MNKKVFFIGGSSYSGSTMLDMMLSNSPEGFSAGEVYALFRPYRPINFELKPKCGCGNPDCDFWFKIRKAGEKHLYKAIFRQMPEVSFIVDSSKEPWWIKQQSEYLKSQGIDVFHILIWKEPAAFAYSMHKRVRKHWKKFWKNYHRLYFSFIKNYIVISYSDLVKSPEILLSDLCRKTGLVFHSGKEKYWNKKHHTLFGNKSAKIHLYGKNEESIEQDNFERQESHQTIYHNTGYLDLLPDEIKHDIKNDPDLKKIVSVLKDESSPSLDICFSSSQLELRKISWAIKLVIGRVLGRYWQLF from the coding sequence ATGAATAAAAAAGTTTTTTTTATCGGAGGCAGTTCTTATAGTGGCTCAACAATGCTGGATATGATGTTGAGCAACAGTCCTGAAGGATTTTCTGCAGGTGAGGTGTATGCACTTTTTCGTCCTTACCGACCCATCAATTTTGAATTAAAACCTAAATGCGGTTGTGGAAATCCAGATTGTGATTTTTGGTTTAAAATACGTAAAGCAGGGGAAAAGCATCTTTACAAAGCCATTTTCAGACAAATGCCTGAAGTTTCTTTTATTGTTGATTCCAGTAAAGAACCATGGTGGATTAAACAACAATCAGAATATTTAAAATCACAAGGTATTGACGTGTTCCATATATTAATCTGGAAAGAACCGGCTGCTTTTGCATATTCCATGCATAAACGGGTGCGAAAGCATTGGAAAAAATTTTGGAAAAATTATCATCGGCTCTATTTTTCTTTTATCAAAAATTATATCGTTATTTCATATAGCGACCTTGTAAAGTCCCCTGAAATCCTTTTGTCTGATTTGTGCCGGAAAACCGGCCTTGTCTTTCATTCTGGAAAAGAAAAATATTGGAATAAAAAGCATCATACCTTATTTGGTAACAAGTCAGCTAAAATACATCTTTACGGTAAAAATGAAGAAAGTATTGAACAGGATAATTTCGAGAGACAGGAAAGTCATCAAACAATATACCATAACACCGGTTATTTGGATTTATTGCCTGATGAAATAAAACACGACATTAAAAATGATCCTGATTTAAAAAAGATTGTATCTGTTCTTAAAGATGAATCTTCTCCATCTTTGGACATTTGTTTTTCATCTTCTCAGCTTGAGTTACGCAAAATAAGCTGGGCAATTAAACTTGTGATAGGAAGGGTCTTGGGTCGTTATTGGCAATTATTTTAA
- a CDS encoding acyltransferase family protein, which produces MKDDIRMNYIDFLRCLAIFYIVGIHHIDDYAGDIYHNNVDDVITYIFLGLFVFISGYLLSLRTCINNTKDILDFIFKRFLRIYPLYVLGLLLFFFSKLISFKSFLLHLPFLNILLDKSVFTLWFVTMICIFYLFYPLFVYKYSLLKSSAVLLVLSVIICILRKIFGLFDIRLLVYLPVFFMGIIFAKHNVKEKYFNNKKIIMGSVMLFAMALFLYFSLNRFNKIFLMAFIMSSIPSVLLIGEYCSKIIHKYVYSAISYASFCMYLFHRLVFSLLTHIYNPSNHIYMVIYLSVIGLPIIIATSFYIQKYYDYSIEQIS; this is translated from the coding sequence ATGAAAGATGACATCAGAATGAATTATATAGATTTTTTAAGATGTTTGGCAATATTTTATATTGTTGGAATACATCATATAGATGACTATGCCGGAGATATTTATCACAACAATGTCGATGACGTCATAACATATATATTTTTGGGTCTGTTTGTTTTTATATCAGGATATTTGTTAAGTCTAAGAACCTGTATAAACAATACAAAAGATATATTGGATTTTATTTTTAAAAGATTTTTAAGAATTTATCCTCTTTATGTTTTGGGATTATTGTTGTTCTTTTTTTCTAAGTTAATATCTTTTAAAAGTTTTTTATTGCATCTGCCGTTTTTGAATATATTGCTTGATAAATCAGTCTTTACCCTTTGGTTTGTGACGATGATCTGTATTTTTTATCTTTTTTATCCTCTGTTTGTATATAAATATAGCCTGTTAAAATCAAGCGCAGTATTGCTTGTACTATCTGTTATTATCTGTATTTTAAGAAAAATATTTGGTTTGTTTGATATTCGTTTGCTTGTTTATTTGCCGGTATTCTTCATGGGTATTATTTTTGCCAAGCATAATGTAAAAGAAAAGTATTTTAACAATAAAAAAATAATCATGGGGTCTGTAATGCTGTTTGCAATGGCATTATTTTTATATTTTTCACTTAACAGGTTCAATAAAATATTCTTGATGGCATTTATTATGAGTTCAATACCAAGCGTACTGTTGATCGGTGAATATTGTTCTAAAATAATTCATAAATATGTTTATTCTGCAATTTCATACGCTTCATTTTGTATGTATCTTTTTCATCGTCTTGTTTTTTCTTTATTAACTCATATTTATAACCCGTCAAATCATATATATATGGTGATATATCTTTCTGTGATAGGCCTTCCAATCATTATTGCAACCTCTTTTTATATACAGAAATACTATGACTATTCGATTGAACAAATTTCATGA
- a CDS encoding acyltransferase: protein MNIIRIFLYNNIMGYSISYSSKIGIGSIIAVRTARINESCLGSFNRFIGGFDLIIGKKSDIGSFNEFVCTSSSAGKAFCTIGKNVHITKCHFFDASGGLTIKDHTRIAGRGSQFWTHGGQREKTEIVINEKCYVGSAVRMTQGVEIAQNSYVGLGSVVVDSFKSPDILIFGHPAKNIKNDIIARKSLVP from the coding sequence GTGAATATTATTAGAATATTTTTATATAATAATATTATGGGATACAGTATTTCCTATTCTTCAAAGATTGGGATTGGCTCAATTATTGCCGTTCGTACGGCACGAATTAATGAATCCTGTTTAGGAAGCTTTAATAGATTTATTGGCGGATTTGACCTGATTATCGGTAAAAAAAGTGATATTGGAAGCTTTAACGAGTTTGTTTGCACTTCCAGCAGTGCAGGAAAAGCATTTTGTACAATTGGAAAAAATGTTCATATAACAAAATGCCATTTTTTTGATGCATCCGGAGGGCTGACGATAAAAGACCACACTCGTATTGCTGGTAGGGGGAGCCAGTTTTGGACTCATGGAGGTCAGCGGGAGAAAACGGAAATAGTGATAAATGAAAAGTGTTACGTTGGTTCGGCTGTTAGGATGACTCAAGGCGTTGAGATCGCACAAAACAGCTATGTAGGGCTTGGTAGCGTCGTCGTAGATAGTTTTAAGTCACCGGACATATTAATCTTTGGCCATCCTGCAAAAAACATCAAAAATGATATTATAGCAAGAAAATCTTTGGTGCCATAA